The genomic region CAAGGTGTTGCAGTATGGGCTTCATGGTGGTGGAAGTACGTACGACCGTGTCTGGCATTGCTAGCGTCTTTTGAACACGATATCCCACACCCCATGACCCAGGCGCAAGCCCCGGTTTTCAAACTTGGTCAACGGGCGGTATTCGGGTTGTGGAGCATACCCTTGTGCCGTGTTGACCAGAAGGGGCTCTTGTCCCAGCACTTCCAGCATCTGTTCGGCATAAGGCTGCCAGTCGGTAGCGCAATGCAGGTAGCCACCGGGTTTGAGACGGGCTGCCAGCTTGGCCACCAACGGTGGCTGGATCAACCGACGCTTGTTGTGTCTCTTCTTGTGCCAGGGGTCAGGAAAAAAGATGTGAATGCCATCGAGGCTGCCGGGCTGCAGCATGTGGTCGATGACTTCCACGGCGTCGTGCTGGAGGATGCGGATGTTGCTGATGTCTTGCTCGCCAATGCGCTTGAGCAGCGCGCCGACACCGGGCTCATGCACTTCACAGCACAGGAAGTTGTCATCTGGGCGCACCCGTGCAATGTGCGCAGTGGCCTCACCCATGCCAAAACCAATCTCCAGGATCAGTGGTGCGGTGCGGCCAAAGGCCGTGGCGGCGTCCAGCGGCTCTGGGCGGTAGTTCAGTACAAAGCGGGGGGCCAGCTCTTCAAAGGCCTTGGCCTGGCCTGTGGTGGTGCGGCCTGCGCGGCGCACATAGCTTTTGATGGCTTTGGGAAAGGCCACGCCAGCGGGGGGCATGCCCGGCGCGGCTGTGGGCTGAGCCTGTGGCTCGTCTGCGAGAGAGATATTGTTCTGTTCGATCACGATGCGCCATTGTAGATTCGTGACCATGCCTTGACCCATTGCGCCAGGGCATCTCCCACACAAATGTTGTGTGGATGTTCCAGCGCTGGCAGGCCCAGCATCTGCGCGGCCCGGTCCAATGCCTCCACGGGGTTGCTCAGGTCCAGTGCGGCGGCTCCGTTCTGCTTGGACAGTTTTTCGCCATTGGTCCCCAGTACCAGCGGCGTGTGCAGATAGCGCGGTGTGCGGTAGCCCAGCGCCTGCTGCAGCAGGATTTGCCGGGGCGTGTTGTCTGCCAGATCCTCCCCGCGCACGATATCGGTGATGCCTTGGGCGGCGTCGTCCACCACCACGGCCAGTTGGTAGGCCCACAGGCCATCTGCGCGCTTCAGCACAAAGTCGCCCACCACCGCATCCACATCCTGTTGCTGGGGGCCGAGTTTGCGGTCGGTCCAGTGGACGATGCTTTTTGCTATGGAAAATGTAGCTGCCTGCGCCGTACCAACGGCGCTAGAGGCTGATTCGATCTGAATCCTGCTGCAAGCCAGAAATCGCCATGCACGCGGGCTGCGTCCTTGCAGACCGTGTCTGCAGGTGCCGGGGTAGGGCAGGCCCGCGTGCCTTTCGCGGGCATGGCCCTGGGCCGCCAGCGCTTCCTCTATCTCCTTGCGGGAGCACGCGCACGGGTATGCCAGACCGCGGGTGACCAGGGCGCGGAGAGCTTCCTGGTAGAGCGCTCCTCGCGTTGATTGCCACACGGGTGGCAGGTCGGGGTGCAGGCCGCAGGTGGCCAGCTGCTGCAGGATGGTTTGATCTGCCCCAGGGATGCAGCGTGGGGTGTCCACGTCTTCTAGGCGCACCAGCCAAAGCCCGTTGGCAGCCTTGGCGTCCAGCCAGCTGGCCAGAGCCGCCACCAGAGAGCCTTGGTGCAAGGGACCGGTGGGGGACGGTGCAAAGCGCCCCACGTAACCTGAGGGAGAGGGCACGGAAGGAGAGGGTTGCAGAGGCTTGCCCTTGTCGTGGCTCATCGGTTGTGGCTCATCGTGCAGCCAGGGCCAGCTCCAAGCCCGAGATGAACGCGTCTTCCAGCCGGTGGCCCAGGCACCAGTCACCGCAGGCCCCCAGAGACTGCTGGGCATCCCACAGATGGCTCTGGCCCAAAGCGTGGGTGGTCTGCGCATAGGGCCAACAGTGCAGCGCGACATGCGCGGGCTCTGCGCGCAGGCCCGTCACCTCTGCAAATGCCTTGAGCAGCTTGGCCTGCACGCGGGCCTCGTCGTCTTGCAGGTGCTCTGCAGACCAGGCCGGGTTGGCTTGCACCGTCCAGCGCTCCACCGAGCTGCGGCCGGGCTTGGACGATTCACGCGCCAGCCAGGCAATGCGGTGGTGGGTGCTGCGCGCCACATTCCAGTGTGGGCCCAGCGTGGTCAGCCCCGGCCGTACTGCATGGGGGTAGGCCAGCATCATGGTCCAGCACGGTGCCATGGCCACTTGCGCCAGCGGGGCGTTGAGCGCGCATTCCAGCGCCGACTTGGTCAGCAGCGCACGCGTTGCAATGGCAGGCTGGCTGAAGAGCACGGCATCGAACCCCGCGTATACATGCTGTGCGCCCCCAGCGCTTTC from Acidovorax sp. DW039 harbors:
- a CDS encoding FAD-dependent oxidoreductase, whose product is MSKTLPRSAKRPRSASSPAASSPSKAQPQATHAKRHFAIVGAGMAGIACARTLVQAGHEVTVFEQQDSAGGRTATHDTAFGTFDAGAQYFTVRDARFARAIDTVPGVCKPWSANNVRVLDASGRVTSPGLLSREAHWVASPGMQTLVQTWAAPLQQAGRIHFSTRVQRVERDAMNPQGWQLRTESAGGAQHVYAGFDAVLFSQPAIATRALLTKSALECALNAPLAQVAMAPCWTMMLAYPHAVRPGLTTLGPHWNVARSTHHRIAWLARESSKPGRSSVERWTVQANPAWSAEHLQDDEARVQAKLLKAFAEVTGLRAEPAHVALHCWPYAQTTHALGQSHLWDAQQSLGACGDWCLGHRLEDAFISGLELALAAR
- the trmB gene encoding tRNA (guanosine(46)-N7)-methyltransferase TrmB, translated to MPPAGVAFPKAIKSYVRRAGRTTTGQAKAFEELAPRFVLNYRPEPLDAATAFGRTAPLILEIGFGMGEATAHIARVRPDDNFLCCEVHEPGVGALLKRIGEQDISNIRILQHDAVEVIDHMLQPGSLDGIHIFFPDPWHKKRHNKRRLIQPPLVAKLAARLKPGGYLHCATDWQPYAEQMLEVLGQEPLLVNTAQGYAPQPEYRPLTKFENRGLRLGHGVWDIVFKRR
- the gluQRS gene encoding tRNA glutamyl-Q(34) synthetase GluQRS, with protein sequence MSHDKGKPLQPSPSVPSPSGYVGRFAPSPTGPLHQGSLVAALASWLDAKAANGLWLVRLEDVDTPRCIPGADQTILQQLATCGLHPDLPPVWQSTRGALYQEALRALVTRGLAYPCACSRKEIEEALAAQGHARERHAGLPYPGTCRHGLQGRSPRAWRFLACSRIQIESASSAVGTAQAATFSIAKSIVHWTDRKLGPQQQDVDAVVGDFVLKRADGLWAYQLAVVVDDAAQGITDIVRGEDLADNTPRQILLQQALGYRTPRYLHTPLVLGTNGEKLSKQNGAAALDLSNPVEALDRAAQMLGLPALEHPHNICVGDALAQWVKAWSRIYNGAS